In one Candidatus Schekmanbacteria bacterium genomic region, the following are encoded:
- a CDS encoding Hsp20/alpha crystallin family protein yields MDKFKKDPFPFSEEEIGDMLDTFQNFMRYSRYTQEYEWKPALDIFEAEDKTIVLIEVAGVSEKDLDVSYKNGYLKVSGIRESEELKKATKIGHLEIEYGRFERVIKLSDRADVDNINVTLKNGILKIVVPVKNIKKKIDIDIE; encoded by the coding sequence ATGGATAAATTCAAGAAAGACCCTTTCCCTTTTAGTGAAGAAGAAATAGGCGATATGCTCGATACCTTTCAGAACTTTATGCGTTATTCTCGCTATACTCAGGAGTATGAGTGGAAGCCGGCATTGGATATCTTCGAGGCAGAAGACAAGACAATAGTCCTAATTGAGGTTGCAGGTGTTTCGGAGAAAGATTTAGATGTTTCTTATAAAAACGGATATTTGAAAGTTTCGGGAATCAGAGAGAGTGAGGAATTAAAAAAAGCAACAAAGATTGGACACCTTGAAATTGAATATGGCAGATTTGAAAGAGTAATCAAGTTGAGTGATAGGGCTGATGTTGACAATATAAATGTTACTCTCAAAAATGGGATATTAAAAATTGTAGTACCAGTAAAGAATATCAAGAAAAAAATAGATATTGATATAGAGTAA
- a CDS encoding nicotinate phosphoribosyltransferase, whose product MFHIATEKDITDGKITDVYFERTVEILKKKGKDAHVVAEVVCRELPDNREWAVLAGIDECLKLLEKINVNVRALPEGSIFRAGEPVLEIEGMYTDFCKYETAILGFLCQASGIATRASSCKIAAGKKTVLSFGARRMHPAIAPMIERSAYIGGCDGVAVIKSGEELGIKASGTMPHSLIILMGDTVEAAKAFDEVIDPSVERIVLIDTFNDEKIEAMRVAEALGKKFSAVRLDTPRSRRGIFREIVREVRWELDHIEHGNVKIFVSGGITDKMIEELRDIVDGFGVGTFISNAPVVDFSMDIVEVNNQPFSKRGKLSGRKSVLYCPSCGAVDVVAKRRGEMRCRCGDIMEEKLLPAIKEGKIIIEERDAQSIRKEVLEKLKKYAS is encoded by the coding sequence ATGTTTCATATAGCAACTGAAAAGGACATTACTGATGGCAAGATAACAGATGTCTATTTTGAAAGAACAGTAGAAATTCTGAAAAAGAAGGGAAAGGATGCCCATGTAGTTGCAGAGGTTGTATGCAGGGAGCTTCCTGACAATAGAGAATGGGCTGTTTTAGCGGGAATTGATGAATGTCTGAAGCTCTTGGAGAAAATAAATGTTAATGTAAGGGCGCTGCCTGAGGGAAGTATTTTTAGGGCAGGTGAGCCGGTCCTTGAAATCGAGGGAATGTATACTGATTTTTGCAAATATGAAACAGCAATACTCGGATTTTTATGTCAGGCGTCAGGAATAGCTACGAGGGCATCTTCATGTAAAATCGCAGCAGGCAAAAAAACTGTTTTGAGCTTTGGGGCTCGTAGAATGCATCCTGCAATTGCGCCGATGATTGAAAGAAGCGCATATATAGGCGGATGTGATGGAGTAGCTGTAATAAAGTCTGGTGAGGAATTGGGTATCAAAGCATCTGGAACAATGCCCCATTCCTTGATTATTCTGATGGGTGATACAGTGGAAGCGGCTAAAGCATTCGATGAAGTAATTGACCCTTCTGTTGAAAGAATAGTTCTTATCGATACATTCAACGATGAAAAGATTGAGGCAATGCGCGTGGCTGAGGCATTGGGGAAAAAGTTTTCTGCCGTCCGTCTCGATACGCCAAGGAGCAGAAGAGGAATCTTTAGAGAGATAGTTAGAGAAGTCAGATGGGAGCTTGACCATATTGAACATGGGAATGTAAAGATTTTTGTGAGCGGTGGAATTACAGACAAGATGATAGAAGAGCTGAGAGATATCGTTGATGGTTTTGGTGTTGGGACATTCATAAGCAATGCACCTGTAGTAGATTTTTCAATGGACATAGTAGAGGTCAATAATCAGCCATTTTCGAAAAGGGGAAAATTGTCGGGCAGAAAATCCGTACTTTATTGTCCTTCCTGTGGTGCAGTTGATGTAGTGGCAAAAAGAAGAGGTGAAATGAGATGCAGGTGTGGAGACATTATGGAGGAAAAGCTTTTGCCTGCAATAAAGGAAGGTAAGATAATCATAGAAGAAAGGGATGCTCAAAGCATTAGAAAAGAAGTTTTGGAGAAACTTAAAAAGTACGCCTCGTAA